A region of Salmo salar chromosome ssa17, Ssal_v3.1, whole genome shotgun sequence DNA encodes the following proteins:
- the LOC123723732 gene encoding protein FAM163A-like → MSAGTVVISGGLLATVILLCIVAVLCYCRLQYYCCKKNESEVDLASLAGGGDGTGGGEGDAQGEVQAHFACNACSAPGMDSLAVTPLCLEPLEVGPPPSYCPNCSPFWLRPGLSDELHNGTERLGFHTYHYDNPGLCQSLPLSDTPQAPFFLTQPCQPSPVDIYPNTPCSNRRPYSTPV, encoded by the exons ATGTCAGCAGGAACAGTAGTAATAAGTGGAGGACTTCTCGCCACAGTCATCCTGCTCTGTATTGTAGCAGTGCTGTGCTACTGCAGGCTCCAG TACTACTGCTGTAAGAAAAATGAGTCGGAGGTGGACTTGGCTTCCCTGGCTGGAGGAGGTGATGgaacgggaggaggagaaggggatgcTCAAGGGGAGGTTCAGGCTCACTTTGCCTGCAATGCGTGCAGCGCCCCTGGGATGGACAGCCTGGCTGTCACCCCTCTCTGCCTGGAGCCCCTGGAG gtgggccCTCCCCCCAGCTACTGCCCCAACTGCTCCCCCTTCTGGCTACGCCCGGGACTTAGTGACGAGCTGCACAACGGAACCGAGCGGCTGGGATTCCATACGTATCACTATGACAACCCCGGACTGTGTCAATCACTGCCCCTGTCAGACACGCCACAGGCCCCCTTCTTTTTGACCCAGCCCTGCCAACCCAGCCCCGTTGACATCTACCCTAACACACCCTGCAGTAACAGACGCCCCTACAGCACACCGGTTTGa